One Prunus dulcis chromosome 7, ALMONDv2, whole genome shotgun sequence DNA segment encodes these proteins:
- the LOC117633470 gene encoding uncharacterized protein LOC117633470, producing the protein MGHGVHSTRGTTLPFCCYSCSARSSSSVSLTHGQRPPSLGPSCVRYAVLGAGFAGLSVAWHLLKQSPKDSCIRIDIYDEVGIGGGASGVSGGLLHPYSPKAKLLWRAADCWNESLNLLSVAEAAAASAAQNPNEDDPLPIVRRRGILRPALSMKNLMMLKDNAQNCLASCRIETINNDAAQNLLPSICVPFNTSFYMPEAVNIYPQRYLQALFLACQNLVKELYSDGFGVKELHLHKSSVHKLLDLEGEYQAVIVCLGAKADLLPELCGRLPLRTCRGVVAHLQLPDHLGEEYPSLGPSILSDAWLAVQGPRNLYMGSTWEWKSRNSSPNVCAAEATEALNELLPKACAIFPALKDWSFAGARAGLRAMPPLTPHGSLPLLGCVNDIVGENRTSNYWLFGGLGSRGLLYHGWLGKLMAEAVLSCREELIPDELTSWKKRRQ; encoded by the exons ATGGGTCATGGTGTACACAGTACCAGAGGAACCACTTTaccattttgttgttattCTTGTTCAGCTCGGTCCTCCTCGTCGGTTTCTCTGACTCATGGGCAGCGTCCTCCGAGTCTTGGCCCAAGTTGTGTGAGGTACGCGGTGCTTGGTGCCGGCTTCGCCGGCCTCTCAGTTGCGTGGCACTTGTTAAAGCAGAGTCCCAAAGACTCGTGTATACGCATTGACATTTACGATGAAGTTGGAATCGGAGGAGGTGCATCGGGCGTTTCAGGAGGCCTTCTTCACCCTTATTCCCCTAAAGCCAAGCTTCTATGGCGTGCTGCCGACTGCTGGAATGAATCTTTAAACCTTTTGAGCGTTGCcgaagcagcagcagcttctGCTGCTCAAAATCCTAATGAAGACGACCCATTGCCAATTGTTAGAAGAAg GGGCATCTTGAGACCAGCCCTGAGCATGAAGAACTTGATGATGTTGAAAGAT AATGCCCAGAATTGCCTTGCCAGTTGCAGAATAGAAACCATTAACAACGATGCTGCCCAAAATCTTCTACCCAGTATATGTGTACCTTTCAACACCTCATTTTATATGCCTGAAGCTGTTAATATTTATCCTCAACGCTATTTACAG GCACTCTTCTTAGCATGTCAAAATTTGGTGAAGGAACTATATTCTGATGGCTTTGGAGTAAAAGAATTACATTTGCACAAGAGTTCTGTCCACAAACTCCTAGACCTAGAAG GGGAATACCAGGCAGTAATAGTATGTCTAGGTGCGAAAGCAGACTTGCTTCCTGAGCTCTGTGGGAGGCTTCCTTTGAGGACATGCAGAGGTGTCGTTGCACATCTTCAGCTTCCTGATCATTTAGG AGAGGAGTATCCAAGTCTTGGCCCCTCGATATTGTCAGATGCTTGGCTTGCTGTGCAAGGTCCTCGAAATTTATATATGGGCTCAACATGGGAATGGAAATCAAGAAACTCATCACCAAATGTATGTGCAGCTGAAGCCACAGAAGCCCTTAACGAGCTTCTGCCGAAGGCATGTGCCATTTTTCCTGCTCTGAAGGATTGGAGCTTTGCTGGAGCCAGGGCTGGCCTGAGGGCAATGCCACCACTCACTCCTCATGGCTCACTTCCCCTTTTGGGTTGTGTCAATGACATTGTAGGCGAAAACCGAACCTCCAACTACTGGTTATTTGGAGGGCTTGGTTCAAGGGGATTGTTGTACCATGGTTGGCTTGGGAAGTTGATGGCAGAAGCTGTGCTTTCATGTAGAGAAGAATTAATCCCAGATGAATTAACCTCctggaagaaaagaagacaatAA
- the LOC117636023 gene encoding DNA replication licensing factor MCM5 — MSGWDEGAIYYSDQAQSLGGDSGDPGSNAAAATRHSALQKFKEFIRSFETQKNVFSYRESLLHNPKYLLVDIEDLDAFDADLVAKLRNSPADYLPLFENAAGQVLANLKTKVPGNEGQLEERVPEDVQILLTSKEDPASMRRLGAQCISKLVKVAGITIAASRVKAKATYVIVMCKNCKNVQRVPCRPGLGGAIVPRSCNHIPQPGEEPCPLDPWVVVPDKSKYVDQQTLKLQENPEDVPTGELPRNILLSVDRHLVQTIVPGTRLTIMGIYSIYQASNSSTSHKGAVAVRQPYIRVVGIEEANDANSRGPASFTQEEIEEFKKFAAEPDVYTSICSKIAPSIFGHEDVKKAVACLIFGGSRKNLPDGVKLRGDINVLLLGDPSTAKSQFLKFVEKTAPIAVYTSGKGSSAAGLTASVIRDSSSREFYLEGGAMVLADGGVVCIDEFDKMRSEDRVAIHEAMEQQTISIAKAGITTVLNSRTSVLAAANPPSGRYDDLKTAQDNIDLQTTILSRFDLIFIVKDIRMYSQDKIIASHIIKVHASAGAALGDNRVVSKEENWLKRYIQYCRTECHPRLSEPASKKLQDNYVKIRQDMRQQANETGEAAAIPITVRQLEAIVRLSEALAKMKLCHVATEDNVKEAIRLFTVSTMDAAKSGINQQVNLTAEMANEIKQAETQIRRRVGIGNHISERKLIDELTRMGMNESIVRRALIIMHQRDEVEYKRERRLILRKA; from the exons ATGTCAGGGTGGGACGAAGGAGCGATCTACTACAGCGACCAAGCGCAGTCGCTCGGCGGCGACAGCGGAGACCCCGGAAGCAACGCGGCTGCCGCCACCCGCCACTCGGCTCTGCAGAAATTCAAGGAATTCATACGAAGCTTCGAGACCCAGAAGAATGTGTTTTCGTACAGAGAGAGCCTCCTCCACAACCCTAAATACCTGCTTGTCGACATTGAAGACCTCGACGCCTTCGATGCCGACCTCGTTGCAAAGCTCCGCAATTCCCCCGCTGATTACTTGCCTCTG TTTGAGAACGCAGCGGGTCAGGTTTTAGCGAATTTGAAGACGAAAGTGCCCGGAAACGAAGGGCAATTGGAGGAACGGGTGCCTGAGGATGTTCAGATTTTGCTGACCTCCAAAGAAGACCCAGCTTCAATGCGCCGGCTTGGG GCACAATGTATATCGAAACTTGTCAAGGTTGCCGGGATCACTATAGCTGCTTCAAGGGTCAAGGCAAAGGCGACTTATGTGATTGTGATGTGTAAAAACTGTAAAAATGTGCAGAGAGTACCTTGTCGGCCAGGCCTTGGTGGGGCAATTGTCCCTCGCTCTTGTAACCATATTCCTCAG CCTGGAGAAGAACCTTGTCCCCTTGATCCATGGGTTGTGGTTCCTGACAAGAGCAAGTATGTTGATCAGCAAACCTTAAAATTGCAAGAGAACCCAGAG GATGTACCTACTGGAGAGCTTCCGAGAAATATACTTCTGTCTGTGGACCGCCATCTTGTTCAGACAATTGTGCCTGGCACAAGATTAACCATCATGGGCATTTATAGCATCTATCAAGcttccaattcttccactTC CCACAAAGGAGCAGTTGCTGTTAGGCAGCCTTACATCAGAGTGGTAGGAATAGAAGAAGCAAATGATGCCAACTCTCGAGGTCCCGCTTCTTTTACACAAGAAGAG ATAGAAGAATTCAAAAAGTTTGCTGCAGAACCTGATGTCTATACAAGCATATGCTCAAAGATTGCTCCCTCTATATTTGGTCATGAGGACGTCAAGAAGGCCGTGGCTTGTCTTATTTTTGGAGGATCTAGAAAG AATTTGCCTGATGGTGTGAAGCTAAGAGGTGATATCAATGTCTTACTTTTGGGGGATCCATCTACTGCTAAATCACAG TTTCTCAAGTTTGTCGAGAAGACAGCTCCTATAGCTGTGTATACTTCAGGAAAAGGGTCATCAGCTGCTGGTCTTACAGCTTCGGTGATCAGGGATAGCAGTTCT CGTGAGTTCTATCTTGAAGGAGGAGCAATGGTTTTGGCAGATGGGGGTGTTGTCTGCATTGATGAGTTTGACAAAATGAGATCGGAGGATAG GGTTGCTATTCATGAAGCCATGGAGCAGCAAACCATATCCATTGCCAAAGCAGGAATAACAACTGTTCTTAATTCTAGAACCTCTGTGCTTGCAGCTGCTAACCCTCCATCTGGACGTTATGATGATCTTAAG ACTGCACAGGATAACATAGATTTGCAGACAACGATTCTTTCTAGATTTGACTTGATCTTCATTGTTAAAGATATCAGGATGTACAGTCAGGATAAG ATTATAGCAAGTCATATCATAAAGGTTCATGCATCTGCTGGGGCAGCTCTGGGTGACAATAGGGTAGTTTCTAAAGAAGAGAATTGGCTGAAGAG ATACATACAATATTGTCGTACAGAATGTCACCCCCGTTTATCAGAACCTGCATCCAAGAAGCTGCAGGATAATTATGTGAAAATCAGACAG GACATGAGACAGCAAGCAAATGAAACCGGGGAGGCTGCTGCAATACCAATCACTGTAAGGCAGCTGGAAGCTATTGTGAGATTGAGTGAGGCCCTTGCAAAAATGAAACT GTGCCATGTTGCTACTGAGGATAATGTTAAGGAAGCAATAAGACTATTTACCGTGTCCACAATGGATGCAGCAAAGTCTGGAATAAATCAACAAGTCAATCTTACTGCTGAGATGGCAAACGAAATTAAG CAAGCTGAAACCCAGATAAGGAGAAGAGTAGGCATTGGGAACCACATATCAGAGAGAAAGCTGATTGATGAGCTCACAAGAATGGGGATGAATGAATCTATT GTGAGAAGAGCTCTTATAATTATGCACCAGAGGGATGAAGTTGAATACAAGCGAGAAAGACGTCTTATTTTACGTAAAGCATAA